The proteins below are encoded in one region of Peribacillus muralis:
- a CDS encoding transglycosylase domain-containing protein, with protein MNNNLKDRLRTAWQQLTRFFGNEKTQKNARVTYQVIWNLTLILFIVGILGFSFAGGVGAGYFAALVKDEPVRSKEDLKKDIYNYEETSEVYFANDVYLGKLKSDLEREEVSIDKVSKHLQNAVIATEDEYFYEHDGVVPKAILRAVYQEFSNASVQSGGSTLTQQLIKNQVLTNEVSFDRKAKEILLALRVEKFFEKKEILETYLNVSTLGRNSSGRNIAGVESAAEGIFGVEAKDLSLPQSAFIAGLPQSPFGYTPYTQQGKLKENQQPGINRMKTVLKRMYSNGYITKDEYDKATAYDITKDFIGKSELPSEKYPWLTYEIEKRSIEILSVNLAKEDGYEEKDLEDDDLKAQYVALADRKLRQNGYKIYTTVNKKIYDRMQEVTKNYPNFGYDKPTQIVDADTKETKTVSQPVEAGAILIENKTGKIISFVGGRDFKRAQTNHATKSLRSNGSTMKPLLVYGPGIELGKISPGSVSANVPISIGNWSPGNYGGGSYTGVSTAREALKKSYNIPAAIFYKKIINLRPASYLEKMGFSTVTKGDYYNLSMSLGAMDRGVTVEENVNAFGTFANSGEFIDAYMIDKIVSKDGKVIYQHKVKPVDVFSPQAAYLTLDMMRDVVNSGTAASVRNRLAFSSDWAGKTGTSQNYWDAWFVATNPNVSFGTWIGYDKPKSLQGTYNGLEYNKRNMYYWADLINAAYKVEPKLIDPDKRFQMPGGIVSRSFCGASGLLPSSSCQKAGLVKSDLFIAKYAPSKADNSFIDGQYVSVGSKRYAALPQTPGEFTSGGFMLNPDSFADIGLQYVLDPGAITPGGEKAGEVVATKAKLNDNGKAPDPLSITMSNDSITWGLHPEGDVVGYRVYKDGKKVASINAGAELAYKVGSGGSYYVTAVDIVGKESAPSQHVESGAKKTSSKEDSTSNKEDRTKDKIVNDDKKSGSKEENHPSDSDKDKDKDTNKQQDQEKNKDPNRDPNQDQDKDKNDANKEDTGADKSKDPVNDKDKEANKAGEEGE; from the coding sequence ATGAATAATAATCTAAAAGATAGATTACGAACGGCATGGCAGCAGCTGACCCGTTTTTTCGGAAATGAAAAGACACAAAAAAACGCGCGAGTAACCTACCAGGTCATTTGGAATTTAACGCTGATCCTCTTTATTGTCGGGATTCTAGGATTCTCATTCGCCGGCGGCGTTGGAGCCGGCTATTTCGCTGCCCTCGTCAAAGATGAGCCGGTACGCTCTAAAGAAGATCTAAAAAAAGACATCTACAATTATGAAGAGACCTCTGAAGTATACTTTGCCAATGATGTATACTTGGGCAAGCTCAAGAGCGATCTCGAGCGTGAGGAAGTATCAATAGACAAAGTTTCCAAGCATCTTCAGAATGCCGTCATTGCGACAGAAGATGAGTATTTTTATGAACATGACGGAGTTGTCCCTAAGGCCATCCTCCGTGCCGTTTACCAAGAATTCTCCAATGCATCCGTCCAATCGGGAGGAAGCACATTGACACAGCAGCTCATTAAAAACCAAGTGCTGACAAACGAAGTCTCGTTTGATCGGAAGGCCAAGGAAATCCTGCTCGCACTCAGGGTGGAGAAGTTCTTTGAAAAGAAAGAAATCCTGGAAACCTACCTAAACGTCTCCACTTTAGGGAGAAATTCTTCGGGTCGGAACATTGCCGGTGTCGAGTCGGCTGCTGAAGGAATATTTGGTGTGGAGGCGAAAGACCTGAGCCTGCCCCAATCCGCGTTCATCGCTGGATTGCCGCAAAGCCCATTTGGCTATACACCCTATACGCAGCAAGGTAAATTGAAAGAAAATCAACAACCCGGCATCAACCGGATGAAAACCGTTTTAAAACGGATGTATAGTAACGGATACATAACGAAGGATGAGTATGATAAAGCAACAGCATACGACATAACCAAAGACTTTATCGGTAAATCGGAGCTGCCATCGGAGAAGTATCCATGGCTCACCTATGAAATTGAAAAACGCTCGATCGAAATCCTTTCTGTCAATCTGGCAAAAGAAGATGGATATGAAGAAAAGGACTTAGAGGATGATGATTTAAAAGCGCAATATGTAGCACTTGCCGATCGTAAGCTTCGACAAAATGGCTATAAGATTTATACGACCGTCAACAAAAAGATTTATGACAGGATGCAGGAAGTAACGAAAAACTATCCGAACTTCGGATATGATAAACCGACGCAAATCGTCGATGCCGATACGAAGGAAACGAAAACCGTGAGCCAGCCCGTTGAGGCAGGAGCGATTCTTATCGAGAATAAAACGGGGAAAATCATCAGTTTCGTAGGCGGCCGCGATTTCAAGCGGGCACAGACGAACCACGCCACCAAATCATTGCGCTCAAACGGTTCAACGATGAAGCCATTGCTTGTATATGGACCAGGCATCGAACTGGGCAAGATCTCGCCTGGCAGCGTATCGGCGAACGTGCCGATTTCCATTGGAAATTGGAGTCCAGGAAACTATGGCGGCGGGAGCTATACGGGCGTATCGACTGCCCGCGAGGCCCTGAAGAAGTCCTACAATATCCCGGCAGCGATCTTTTACAAAAAGATAATCAACCTGAGACCTGCTTCATATTTGGAGAAAATGGGCTTCTCCACCGTGACGAAAGGCGATTACTACAACCTATCCATGTCATTGGGTGCCATGGACAGAGGTGTAACCGTTGAAGAAAACGTCAATGCGTTTGGCACATTTGCCAATTCAGGAGAATTCATCGATGCTTATATGATCGATAAAATCGTTTCGAAAGATGGCAAAGTCATCTATCAGCATAAAGTGAAACCAGTGGATGTTTTCTCTCCGCAAGCCGCTTACCTGACGCTTGATATGATGCGCGATGTCGTAAACAGCGGGACGGCGGCTTCGGTCAGGAACCGCTTGGCCTTCTCAAGCGATTGGGCCGGTAAAACCGGAACTTCACAAAACTATTGGGATGCCTGGTTCGTAGCCACCAACCCGAATGTATCGTTCGGGACATGGATCGGTTATGACAAGCCGAAATCCTTGCAGGGCACCTATAACGGACTGGAATACAATAAACGGAATATGTACTATTGGGCGGATTTGATCAACGCGGCCTACAAGGTCGAACCGAAACTCATCGATCCCGATAAACGATTCCAAATGCCTGGCGGAATCGTCAGCCGTTCCTTCTGCGGCGCGTCCGGACTGCTGCCTTCAAGCTCTTGCCAAAAGGCCGGACTTGTCAAGTCGGATTTATTCATCGCCAAGTACGCACCGTCCAAGGCAGATAATAGTTTCATAGATGGACAATATGTTTCCGTCGGCAGCAAGCGCTACGCCGCCCTTCCGCAAACACCTGGCGAATTCACGAGCGGCGGGTTCATGCTTAACCCAGATTCGTTTGCAGATATCGGGTTGCAATATGTACTTGACCCTGGCGCCATCACTCCTGGTGGCGAAAAAGCGGGGGAAGTCGTTGCGACGAAAGCAAAATTGAATGATAACGGCAAAGCGCCCGATCCCCTTTCCATAACCATGAGTAACGATAGCATTACGTGGGGGCTGCATCCTGAAGGGGATGTCGTCGGCTATCGTGTCTATAAGGATGGCAAAAAAGTGGCGAGCATCAATGCTGGGGCTGAGCTTGCTTACAAAGTCGGCTCAGGCGGCTCTTATTACGTAACGGCCGTTGACATAGTCGGAAAAGAATCAGCTCCATCCCAGCATGTCGAAAGCGGTGCTAAAAAGACAAGCTCCAAAGAGGATTCGACCAGCAATAAAGAAGATCGCACAAAAGATAAAATCGTAAACGATGATAAAAAGTCCGGATCAAAAGAAGAGAACCACCCTTCTGATTCGGACAAAGACAAAGATAAAGATACTAATAAGCAGCAAGATCAAGAAAAAAATAAAGATCCAAATAGAGATCCAAACCAGGATCAAGACAAAGATAAAAATGATGCAAATAAAGAGGATACCGGGGCAGATAAGAGTAAAGACCCGGTCAATGATAAAGATAAAGAAGCTAATAAAGCGGGAGAAGAGGGAGAATGA
- the acsA gene encoding acetate--CoA ligase gives MNVKALPVVEGNFNLKNYDEAYRGFDWSETEKEFSWSETGKVNLAYEAIDRHAETYRKNKIALYYKDDKRKEKYTFKEMKDYTNQAANVFRNIASVEKGDRVFIFMPRSPELYFALLGAIKTGAVVGPLFEAFMEGAIRDRLEDSEATVIVTTPELLPRVPVDELPHLKHIFLVGENIKEEGNYHHFNKKLKEADTKFDIEWVDRNDGLILHYTSGSTGKPKGVLHVHNAMIQHYQTAKWVLDLQEEDVYWCTADPGWVTGTSYGIFGPWLTGTSNVIVGGRFKPESWYKTLQDFGVTVWYSAPTAFRMLMGAGDEIVKEFDLSSLRHVLSVGEPLNPEVVRWGMKVFNHRIHDTWWMTETGAQVICNYPCLEIRPGSMGKPIPGVKAAIVDDQGNELPPHRMGNLAIKKGWPSMMKTVWNNQAKYESYFMPGEWYVSGDSAYMDEEGYFWFQGRVDDVIMTAGERVGPFEVESKLVEHPAVAEAGVIGKPDPVRGEIIKAFIALRDGYDANDALIEEIRQFVKHGLAAHAAPREIEFRDKLPKTRSGKIMRRVLKAWELDLPTGDLSSMED, from the coding sequence ATGAATGTGAAAGCGTTGCCAGTGGTGGAAGGTAATTTCAATCTGAAGAATTACGATGAAGCATACAGGGGGTTTGACTGGTCAGAGACTGAAAAGGAATTTTCCTGGTCCGAAACAGGTAAGGTGAATCTGGCATATGAAGCCATTGACCGCCATGCCGAAACATACAGAAAGAACAAAATAGCCCTTTATTATAAAGATGATAAAAGAAAGGAAAAATATACATTCAAGGAAATGAAGGATTATACGAATCAAGCGGCCAATGTGTTCAGGAACATTGCCTCTGTCGAAAAAGGAGATCGTGTTTTCATCTTCATGCCGCGCTCGCCGGAGCTTTACTTTGCCTTGTTGGGTGCCATCAAAACGGGAGCGGTGGTCGGACCGTTGTTCGAGGCCTTCATGGAAGGAGCGATCAGGGACCGTCTCGAAGATAGCGAAGCGACTGTGATCGTTACGACCCCGGAACTTTTGCCGCGGGTTCCGGTTGATGAATTGCCCCATTTGAAGCATATTTTCCTAGTTGGCGAAAATATAAAAGAAGAGGGGAATTATCATCACTTCAATAAAAAATTAAAAGAGGCCGACACCAAATTCGACATTGAATGGGTGGATCGTAATGACGGATTGATCCTGCACTATACATCCGGCTCCACTGGAAAACCTAAAGGCGTGCTTCACGTTCATAATGCGATGATCCAGCATTACCAAACGGCCAAGTGGGTCCTGGATCTCCAGGAGGAAGACGTGTATTGGTGCACAGCCGACCCAGGATGGGTGACAGGGACGTCCTACGGCATTTTCGGACCATGGCTTACAGGAACCTCGAATGTCATTGTAGGAGGGCGATTCAAGCCTGAATCCTGGTACAAAACCTTGCAGGACTTTGGTGTCACGGTTTGGTACAGTGCACCGACTGCCTTCAGGATGCTGATGGGGGCAGGTGACGAAATCGTTAAGGAATTCGATTTGAGCTCCCTCCGCCATGTCCTGAGTGTCGGCGAGCCGTTGAATCCGGAGGTGGTGCGCTGGGGAATGAAGGTTTTCAATCATCGCATCCATGATACATGGTGGATGACGGAGACGGGCGCTCAGGTGATCTGCAATTATCCTTGCCTGGAAATCAGGCCGGGCTCGATGGGAAAACCGATACCTGGTGTGAAAGCTGCGATAGTGGATGATCAAGGCAATGAACTTCCGCCGCACCGCATGGGGAACCTGGCCATTAAGAAAGGCTGGCCATCCATGATGAAGACGGTCTGGAATAATCAAGCGAAATACGAATCTTACTTCATGCCTGGTGAATGGTATGTTTCCGGTGATTCCGCTTATATGGATGAAGAGGGGTATTTCTGGTTCCAAGGCCGGGTTGATGATGTCATCATGACGGCAGGGGAACGAGTGGGGCCATTCGAGGTGGAAAGCAAGCTTGTCGAGCATCCCGCCGTAGCTGAAGCGGGGGTCATCGGCAAGCCGGATCCAGTTCGTGGGGAGATCATCAAAGCGTTTATCGCCCTGCGTGACGGATACGATGCAAACGATGCCTTGATTGAGGAGATCCGCCAATTTGTTAAGCACGGTCTTGCAGCGCACGCTGCGCCGCGCGAAATCGAATTCAGGGACAAGCTTCCTAAAACGAGAAGCGGTAAAATCATGCGCCGTGTCTTAAAAGCATGGGAGCTTGATTTGCCAACTGGCGATCTATCATCGATGGAAGATTGA
- a CDS encoding GNAT family N-acetyltransferase, producing MEYNKTFYAKELQTLSGTLIIEGPLNGERMSAYEFHEDLVAFRPPALQHKALIEIADLPEGRIFIAREQETIVGYVTYLYPDPLERWSEIEMKELIELGAIEVIPKYRGASVGKNLIRLSMEDDSVEDFIIITTEYYWHWDLKGTGLNIWEYRKIMEKMMSAGGLVYFATDDPEISSHPANCLMARIGKRVTQESIQKFDQLRFMNRFMY from the coding sequence ATGGAATATAACAAGACCTTTTATGCCAAGGAACTGCAGACATTGAGCGGAACCCTCATCATCGAGGGACCATTGAATGGGGAACGAATGTCGGCTTATGAGTTTCATGAAGACTTGGTCGCCTTTCGCCCGCCTGCCTTGCAGCATAAAGCGTTAATTGAGATTGCAGACTTGCCTGAGGGCAGAATCTTCATCGCACGTGAACAGGAAACCATCGTGGGTTATGTAACCTATTTATATCCGGATCCACTGGAACGGTGGTCGGAAATCGAGATGAAGGAACTGATTGAGCTAGGGGCGATCGAGGTCATCCCTAAATACCGGGGTGCCTCCGTCGGAAAGAATTTGATCCGCCTTTCGATGGAAGACGATTCCGTGGAGGACTTCATCATCATCACCACTGAATACTATTGGCACTGGGACTTAAAAGGAACGGGGCTTAATATTTGGGAGTACCGCAAGATCATGGAAAAAATGATGAGCGCAGGCGGCCTGGTCTACTTTGCAACGGATGACCCGGAAATCAGTTCACACCCGGCGAACTGCCTGATGGCGCGCATCGGCAAGAGGGTGACGCAAGAATCCATCCAGAAATTCGACCAGCTGCGTTTCATGAATCGATTTATGTATTAA
- a CDS encoding acetoin utilization AcuB family protein, with translation MIVEKIMNEDIITLTPADTIHSAVVIIKEKRIRHIPIVDESFQLVGLVSDRDIRDAAPSIFNTAEYKTGLQKPLSSIMKTDLITGHPLDFVEEIGAVFCDNNISCLPIVKERKLVGIITGSDLLQSFVELTGVNQPGSQIEIKIPNKAGTLHDIAHIFKRRNSNILSTLVYPEKDATDYKILVIRVQTMNPFMVVEDLRKEGYTVLWPSLPGTSHE, from the coding sequence ATGATCGTTGAAAAAATAATGAATGAGGACATAATCACCCTCACTCCAGCGGATACGATCCATAGCGCTGTCGTGATCATCAAGGAGAAACGAATTCGCCATATTCCCATCGTCGATGAAAGCTTTCAGCTTGTGGGATTAGTCAGTGACCGTGATATACGAGATGCTGCGCCATCAATTTTCAACACCGCAGAATATAAAACTGGTTTACAAAAACCTCTATCAAGCATCATGAAAACCGATTTAATCACAGGGCACCCGCTCGATTTCGTGGAAGAAATCGGGGCTGTATTTTGTGATAACAACATCAGCTGCCTCCCAATCGTCAAAGAAAGGAAATTGGTGGGCATCATAACCGGTTCCGACCTGCTTCAATCATTCGTTGAATTGACGGGTGTCAACCAGCCTGGCTCCCAAATCGAAATCAAAATCCCGAATAAGGCAGGGACCCTTCACGATATTGCCCATATTTTCAAACGGCGCAACTCCAATATCCTGAGTACCCTTGTTTATCCGGAAAAAGATGCTACCGATTATAAGATTCTGGTCATCCGTGTCCAGACGATGAATCCATTTATGGTGGTGGAGGATTTGAGAAAAGAAGGCTATACCGTCCTATGGCCAAGTTTACCGGGGACTTCCCATGAGTGA
- a CDS encoding acetoin utilization protein AcuC — translation MSDTSLFVFSEELLAYKFNDEHPFNQRRLTLTLDLLKKHHAIRDDQIIKPRMATDEELELIHDRHYVNAVRLAGEGKLSTEKAVNYGLGTEDTPIFPKMHEASALLVGGTLTAVDAVMTGQSLHALNLGGGLHHGFRGKASGFCIYNDSSVAIKYLQKKYGARVLYVDTDAHHGDGVQWSFYDDPDVCTLSIHETGRYLFPGTGTINERGQGKGYGFSFNIPVDAFTEDDSWIDCYEAAFREVIEYFKPDVILTQNGADSHYYDPLTHLSATMKIYREIPRLAHELAHQYCHGRWIAVGGGGYDIWRVVPRAWSRVWLEMTDNDLSGPLSKEWIASWQPESPVPLPQEWDDMEDMYEPIPRKPEITEKNALTLEKALYPIRSSRKTSASNEHS, via the coding sequence ATGAGTGATACTTCCCTTTTCGTCTTTTCGGAGGAACTTCTTGCCTACAAATTCAATGATGAGCATCCATTCAACCAAAGGCGGCTTACGCTCACGCTTGATTTGTTGAAAAAACACCATGCCATTCGTGATGATCAAATAATCAAACCAAGAATGGCCACCGATGAAGAATTGGAACTGATTCATGATCGCCACTATGTAAACGCTGTCAGGTTGGCCGGTGAGGGAAAGCTGTCCACGGAAAAAGCCGTGAATTACGGGCTGGGGACAGAGGATACCCCCATATTCCCTAAAATGCATGAAGCGAGCGCCTTGCTTGTAGGGGGCACTTTGACGGCGGTGGATGCCGTCATGACCGGACAGTCTCTGCACGCCCTGAATCTTGGCGGGGGCCTGCATCATGGCTTTCGTGGCAAAGCCTCGGGGTTTTGCATTTATAACGATAGTTCGGTCGCCATCAAATACTTACAGAAAAAATATGGGGCACGTGTTTTGTATGTCGATACGGATGCCCACCACGGCGACGGGGTCCAATGGTCATTTTACGATGATCCGGATGTATGCACCCTTTCCATCCATGAAACGGGACGCTACTTATTTCCCGGCACGGGCACCATAAACGAAAGGGGCCAAGGAAAAGGCTACGGCTTCTCTTTCAACATCCCTGTGGATGCGTTCACCGAGGATGACTCCTGGATCGATTGCTATGAAGCAGCCTTTCGGGAGGTCATTGAGTATTTCAAACCGGATGTCATCTTAACGCAAAATGGAGCCGACTCCCATTATTACGATCCACTCACCCATTTATCTGCGACGATGAAGATTTACCGTGAGATACCAAGGCTTGCCCATGAATTGGCCCATCAGTATTGCCATGGCCGCTGGATTGCCGTAGGGGGCGGAGGCTATGATATATGGCGTGTCGTTCCAAGGGCCTGGTCTAGAGTATGGCTTGAAATGACCGACAACGATCTATCAGGTCCCCTTTCAAAAGAATGGATCGCTAGCTGGCAGCCTGAGTCCCCCGTACCACTTCCGCAAGAATGGGATGACATGGAGGATATGTACGAGCCCATTCCAAGGAAGCCTGAAATTACCGAAAAGAATGCCTTAACGCTGGAAAAGGCACTCTACCCTATCCGGTCTTCCAGGAAAACATCTGCAAGCAATGAACATAGCTAA
- the ccpA gene encoding catabolite control protein A — MNNITIYDVAREANVSMATVSRVVNGNPNVKPATRKKVSDVIERLGYRPNAVARGLASKKTTTVGVIIPDISSIFFAELARGIEDIATMYKYNIILSSSDENIDKEFHLLNTMLGKQVDGIVFMGGNITDEHVKEFTNSPVPIVLAGSVDESGQVPSVNIDYEAAAFDAVTFFAQKGHKHIAFVSGNLTAVIDEMKLAGYKRGLKEAGLTFDERYIVEGDYTYDSGIESFEKFLEAGEKPTAFIVGADEMALGIVHAAQDKGYNVPDDFEVISFDNTRLTLMVRPQITTIVQPLYDIGAVAMRLLTKLMNKEQVEEGHEKVILPHRIEARQSTK, encoded by the coding sequence ATGAATAATATAACCATTTATGATGTGGCTCGTGAAGCGAATGTTTCCATGGCCACCGTTTCCCGCGTAGTTAACGGGAATCCAAATGTAAAGCCAGCTACAAGAAAGAAAGTTTCGGATGTAATTGAAAGACTGGGGTACCGTCCCAATGCAGTGGCAAGGGGTCTTGCCAGCAAGAAGACGACTACCGTGGGGGTCATCATACCGGATATTTCCAGCATCTTCTTTGCCGAATTGGCAAGAGGGATAGAAGACATAGCGACTATGTACAAATACAATATCATTTTAAGCAGTTCCGATGAGAATATAGATAAGGAATTCCATTTATTGAATACGATGCTTGGAAAACAAGTGGACGGTATCGTTTTCATGGGTGGAAATATAACCGATGAACATGTTAAGGAGTTTACGAATTCCCCAGTTCCTATCGTTCTTGCAGGCTCAGTCGATGAAAGCGGACAAGTTCCATCCGTTAATATTGATTATGAGGCAGCAGCATTCGACGCCGTGACATTTTTTGCCCAAAAAGGCCATAAGCATATCGCATTTGTAAGCGGAAACCTTACAGCGGTTATTGATGAAATGAAATTGGCTGGTTATAAGCGGGGACTGAAGGAAGCTGGACTTACTTTTGATGAACGTTATATTGTCGAAGGCGATTATACATACGATTCAGGCATTGAGTCTTTTGAAAAGTTTCTTGAGGCTGGAGAGAAACCGACCGCGTTCATCGTCGGCGCTGATGAAATGGCGCTTGGGATCGTCCATGCCGCCCAGGATAAAGGGTATAATGTGCCGGATGACTTTGAAGTGATCAGCTTTGACAATACTAGATTGACTTTGATGGTGCGTCCGCAAATCACGACGATCGTTCAACCTCTATATGATATCGGTGCGGTTGCGATGAGGCTATTGACAAAGTTGATGAACAAAGAGCAGGTGGAGGAAGGTCATGAAAAAGTGATCCTGCCCCATCGGATCGAGGCAAGGCAATCAACGAAATGA
- a CDS encoding bifunctional 3-deoxy-7-phosphoheptulonate synthase/chorismate mutase, which yields MSNKELDGLRNQLDDVNLQLLHLINQRAELVQEIGRVKEKQGVNRYDPVRERTMLDLIEANHQGPLDLGSIKHIFKEIFKLGLELQKDDQKKTLLVSRKQKPEDTIIDIKGELVGNGIPSFVFGPCAVESYEQTAAVAEVIKAKGLKLMRGGAFKPRTSPYDFQGLGLEGLQILKRVADEYGLAVISEIVSANDIEAAIDHIDVIQIGARNMQNFDLLKAAGAVNKPVLLKRGLAATIEEFIHAAEYIMSQGNGNIILCERGIRTYEKATRNTLDISAVPILKQETHLPVMVDVTHSTGRRDLLLPTAKAALAIGADGVMAEVHPDPSVALSDSAQQMDFKQFDEFYEEIKRLNWVTV from the coding sequence ATGAGCAACAAAGAGCTTGATGGTCTTCGTAATCAACTGGATGATGTGAACCTTCAGTTATTACATCTTATTAATCAACGTGCTGAACTTGTACAGGAAATCGGACGAGTCAAAGAAAAACAAGGTGTAAACCGTTACGATCCGGTCCGCGAAAGAACAATGCTTGATCTTATCGAAGCGAATCACCAAGGACCGCTTGATCTTGGATCGATTAAACATATTTTCAAAGAAATTTTCAAATTGGGCTTGGAGCTTCAAAAAGATGATCAGAAGAAAACGCTTCTTGTATCCAGAAAACAAAAGCCTGAAGACACGATCATCGACATTAAGGGTGAATTGGTCGGTAACGGAATTCCTAGCTTCGTCTTCGGACCTTGTGCCGTCGAATCATATGAACAAACGGCAGCGGTGGCTGAAGTCATTAAAGCTAAAGGGTTGAAATTGATGCGCGGCGGTGCCTTTAAGCCACGTACATCTCCATATGATTTCCAGGGTCTTGGTTTGGAAGGCTTGCAAATACTTAAGCGTGTTGCAGATGAATACGGCTTGGCCGTCATCAGTGAAATCGTCAGTGCCAACGATATCGAAGCGGCGATCGATCACATCGACGTCATCCAAATCGGTGCACGTAACATGCAAAACTTCGACTTGTTAAAAGCGGCTGGTGCCGTCAATAAACCAGTGCTATTAAAACGTGGACTGGCTGCAACGATTGAAGAGTTCATTCATGCAGCAGAATACATCATGTCGCAAGGAAACGGCAACATCATCTTGTGTGAACGAGGTATCCGCACTTACGAGAAAGCGACAAGAAATACACTCGATATCTCTGCAGTGCCGATCTTAAAACAAGAAACTCACTTACCGGTAATGGTGGATGTGACGCATTCAACCGGACGCCGCGACCTATTGCTTCCAACGGCTAAAGCGGCTCTTGCCATCGGTGCTGACGGTGTGATGGCGGAAGTGCATCCGGATCCATCCGTTGCATTATCGGATTCTGCACAGCAGATGGACTTCAAGCAATTTGATGAATTTTACGAAGAAATTAAACGTTTGAACTGGGTAACTGTATAA